One window of Fusobacterium polymorphum genomic DNA carries:
- a CDS encoding glycosyltransferase: MDKKVKFSVLLSVYFKEKRENLRLALKSIYEDQVLKPDEIVLVEDGPLSEELYSEIDYQLKNLKGILKILKLEKNSGLGNALKEGVLHCNYEWIARMDTDDISYPERFLKQAKFIENNPSIDVVGTFMTEFINDIDNRICIKDAPTRNIENYIKYRDPVNHPSVFLRKSKVIEAGNYQEIFLNEDSYLWARMYSIGAKFANIPEELVYFRVDDNTYKRRGGWKYIKAEWKLQKEYLRLGVINKLEFWRNICLKSCVRIMPNLIRKFIYLKLLRKNKKGKK; this comes from the coding sequence ATGGATAAAAAAGTTAAATTTTCAGTATTACTTTCAGTTTATTTTAAAGAAAAAAGAGAAAATTTAAGGTTAGCATTAAAAAGTATTTATGAAGATCAAGTATTAAAACCTGATGAGATTGTTTTAGTTGAAGATGGACCTTTGAGTGAAGAGTTATATTCTGAGATTGATTATCAATTAAAAAATTTAAAAGGAATATTAAAAATTTTAAAATTAGAAAAAAACTCTGGTTTAGGAAATGCATTAAAAGAAGGTGTACTTCATTGTAATTATGAGTGGATAGCAAGAATGGATACAGATGATATATCGTATCCAGAAAGATTTTTAAAACAAGCTAAGTTTATTGAAAATAATCCAAGTATTGATGTAGTAGGAACTTTTATGACAGAGTTTATAAATGATATAGACAATAGAATTTGTATAAAAGATGCACCAACAAGAAACATAGAAAATTATATAAAATATAGAGATCCTGTAAATCATCCTTCAGTTTTTTTGAGGAAATCAAAAGTTATAGAAGCAGGGAATTATCAAGAAATATTTTTAAATGAAGATTCTTATTTATGGGCAAGAATGTATAGTATTGGAGCTAAATTTGCAAATATACCGGAAGAATTAGTTTATTTTAGAGTAGATGATAATACTTATAAAAGACGTGGTGGATGGAAATATATAAAAGCAGAATGGAAATTACAAAAAGAATATTTAAGACTAGGAGTCATAAATAAATTAGAATTTTGGAGGAATATTTGTTTAAAGAGTTGTGTAAGAATTATGCCAAATCTTATAAGAAAATTTATATACTTAAAGTTATTAAGAAAAAATAAAAAAGGGAAAAAATGA
- a CDS encoding DegT/DnrJ/EryC1/StrS family aminotransferase — protein MEKRKITFSPPDITDREIAEVVDTLKSGWITTGPKTKRFEDEIAKYCGTKKTVCLNSATAAMELALRLFDIGEGDEVITSAYTYSASASVIYHCGAKIVLADIKDGEFNIDPKEVEKLITPRTKAIIPVDIGGFPADYSEILEIVEKRKNIFNPKKGTYQEKLGRILILADSAHSFGSSYKEKKIGSVADITSFSFHAIKNLTTAEGGALTWNLPNNFDNEQIYKELMLLALHGQNKDALAKLKAGAWKYDIVMPGYKCNMTDIMASIGLVQLQRYDSEILKKKEELVSYYEKYLGDLVDKIELPIFKNDIKESCKHLYMIRLKNQDEEKRNDIIAKLGENDIATNVHFQPLPLLTAYKNLGFKIEDYPNAYNQYKNEISLPLHDFLSEDDIKYICEYIKKLI, from the coding sequence ATGGAAAAGAGAAAGATTACTTTTTCTCCACCTGATATAACAGACAGAGAAATAGCAGAAGTAGTAGATACACTAAAATCTGGTTGGATTACCACAGGTCCTAAAACAAAAAGATTTGAGGATGAAATAGCAAAGTACTGTGGGACAAAAAAAACTGTTTGTCTTAATTCAGCAACTGCTGCAATGGAATTAGCTCTTAGATTATTTGATATAGGAGAGGGTGATGAAGTCATAACATCAGCCTACACTTATTCAGCTTCGGCTAGTGTGATTTATCATTGTGGAGCTAAAATAGTTTTAGCAGATATAAAAGATGGAGAATTTAATATAGATCCAAAAGAAGTAGAAAAATTAATAACTCCTAGAACAAAGGCTATAATTCCAGTTGATATTGGAGGTTTTCCAGCTGATTACTCAGAAATTTTAGAGATAGTTGAAAAGAGAAAAAATATATTTAACCCTAAAAAAGGAACTTATCAAGAAAAACTTGGAAGAATATTAATTTTAGCTGATTCTGCTCACTCATTTGGTAGTAGCTACAAAGAAAAGAAAATAGGAAGTGTTGCAGATATAACTTCATTTTCATTTCATGCAATAAAAAATTTAACAACAGCAGAAGGTGGAGCTTTAACATGGAATCTTCCTAATAATTTTGATAATGAGCAAATTTATAAAGAGTTAATGTTGTTAGCTTTACATGGACAAAATAAAGATGCATTGGCAAAACTAAAAGCAGGGGCTTGGAAGTATGATATAGTTATGCCTGGTTATAAGTGTAATATGACAGATATTATGGCTTCTATCGGTTTAGTGCAACTTCAAAGATATGATAGTGAAATTTTAAAGAAAAAAGAAGAATTAGTATCTTACTATGAAAAGTATCTAGGAGATTTAGTAGATAAGATAGAGTTGCCAATTTTTAAGAATGATATTAAAGAAAGTTGTAAACATTTATATATGATAAGATTGAAAAATCAAGATGAAGAAAAGAGAAATGATATAATTGCTAAATTAGGTGAAAATGATATAGCAACAAATGTTCATTTTCAACCATTACCACTTTTGACAGCATATAAGAATTTAGGTTTTAAAATAGAAGATTATCCTAATGCTTATAATCAATATAAGAATGAGATTTCTTTACCACTTCATGATTTTTTAAGTGAAGACGATATTAAGTACATTTGTGAATATATAAAAAAATTAATTTAA
- the rfaD gene encoding ADP-glyceromanno-heptose 6-epimerase gives MIIVTGGAGMIGSAFVWKLNEMGIKDILIVDKLRTENKWLNIRKREYYDWIDKDNLKEWLVCKENADKIEAVIHMGACSATTETDADFLMDNNFSYTKFLWNFCAEKNIKYIYASSAATYGMGELGYNDDVSPEELQKLMPLNKYGYSKKFFDDWAFKQKNQPKQWNGLKFFNVYGPQEYHKGRMASMVFHTYHQYKENGYVKLFKSYKEGFKDGEQLRDFVYVKDVVDIMYFMLTNDVKSGIYNIGTGKARSFMDLSMATMRAASHNDNLDKNEVVKLIEMPEDLQGKYQYFTEAKINKLREIGYTKEMHSLEEGVKDYVQNYLAKEDSYL, from the coding sequence ATGATAATTGTTACAGGTGGAGCTGGAATGATTGGTAGTGCTTTTGTATGGAAATTAAATGAGATGGGAATAAAGGATATCTTAATAGTAGATAAATTAAGAACAGAAAATAAATGGTTAAATATTAGAAAAAGAGAATATTATGATTGGATAGATAAAGATAATTTAAAAGAGTGGTTAGTTTGTAAAGAAAATGCTGATAAGATAGAAGCAGTTATTCATATGGGAGCTTGTTCTGCAACAACAGAAACAGATGCAGATTTTTTAATGGACAATAATTTTAGCTATACTAAATTTTTATGGAACTTTTGTGCTGAGAAAAATATAAAATATATCTATGCGTCTTCAGCTGCAACTTATGGTATGGGAGAACTTGGGTATAATGATGATGTAAGTCCAGAAGAGTTACAAAAATTAATGCCTTTAAATAAATATGGTTATTCAAAGAAATTTTTTGATGATTGGGCATTTAAACAAAAAAATCAACCTAAACAATGGAATGGTCTAAAATTCTTTAATGTATATGGACCTCAAGAATATCATAAAGGAAGAATGGCTTCAATGGTTTTTCATACATATCATCAATATAAAGAAAATGGATATGTGAAACTTTTTAAATCATATAAAGAAGGATTTAAAGATGGAGAACAATTAAGAGATTTTGTCTATGTAAAAGATGTAGTGGATATAATGTATTTTATGTTAACTAATGATGTAAAATCTGGAATATATAATATAGGTACAGGAAAAGCAAGAAGTTTTATGGATTTATCTATGGCAACAATGAGAGCAGCTTCTCATAATGATAATTTAGATAAAAATGAGGTTGTAAAATTAATTGAAATGCCAGAAGACTTACAAGGGAAATATCAATATTTTACAGAAGCAAAAATTAATAAATTAAGAGAAATAGGATATACTAAAGAAATGCATAGCTTAGAAGAAGGAGTAAAGGACTATGTCCAAAACTATCTAGCTAAAGAAGATTCTTATCTATAA
- a CDS encoding polysaccharide biosynthesis protein — protein sequence MNSIRKLIKFLIDIFLLNTSLAISVFLKYDQIQVTEKNLKFLIYYNFSFCIIYFILKIYNNSWRFSGVSEYTSLIGLSVSITILSYVLRKYLGLNTNSSLYFEVFIIFTFLLILSRFLMFLTRMKGIIKKDLDQENVLIYGAGESGVLLVKESRINPNFPYRIVGFLDDNPNKIGGKVYGLRVFGGLDKIEEIVEKKDISKIIISMPSANQSKISLILKEINKIEGLSAKILPNVDNLIEEGNLTTQLRNIKLEDLLGRDEIKINTKEVFEFIQDKVIFVTGGGGSIGSELINQIAKYNPKKIINIEINENASYLMELELKRKYPYLDYKTEIASVRDFDKLDMLFNKYKPDILFHAAAHKHVPLMENNPEEAIKNNIFGTKNVAECCLKYKLESVVLISTDKAVNPTNVMGATKRVCEMIFQKYSEKDSNTKFMAVRFGNVLGSNGSVIPIFSKLIEEGKNLTLTHKDIIRYFMTIPEAAQLVIEAATIGKGGEILILDMGEPVKIYDLAKNMIKLSGSNVGIDIVGLRPGEKLFEELLYDVNSSEKTSNNKIYITNMENEKVKVNIDDYYTTLKDLIKENDIIGMRKTLADIIGTFKGRVE from the coding sequence ATGAATAGTATTAGGAAATTAATAAAGTTCTTAATAGATATATTTTTATTAAATACATCACTAGCTATTTCTGTTTTTTTAAAATATGATCAAATACAAGTAACAGAGAAAAATTTAAAATTTTTAATATATTATAATTTTTCTTTTTGTATTATATATTTTATTTTAAAAATTTATAATAATAGTTGGAGATTTAGTGGTGTTTCAGAGTACACTAGTTTAATAGGTTTAAGTGTATCTATAACAATTTTATCATATGTATTAAGGAAATACTTAGGACTAAATACGAATAGTAGTCTATATTTTGAAGTTTTTATTATTTTTACATTTTTATTGATACTTTCAAGATTTTTGATGTTTTTAACTAGAATGAAAGGAATTATAAAAAAGGATTTAGATCAAGAAAATGTACTTATCTATGGTGCAGGAGAATCTGGGGTTTTGTTAGTAAAAGAATCTAGAATAAATCCTAATTTTCCGTATAGAATTGTAGGTTTTTTAGATGATAATCCAAATAAAATAGGTGGAAAAGTTTATGGATTAAGAGTTTTTGGAGGATTAGATAAAATAGAAGAAATAGTGGAAAAAAAAGATATTTCTAAAATAATTATATCTATGCCATCAGCAAATCAAAGTAAAATTTCTCTTATTTTAAAAGAAATAAACAAAATAGAAGGATTATCTGCAAAGATATTACCAAATGTGGATAATTTAATAGAAGAAGGAAATTTAACTACTCAACTTAGAAACATAAAACTAGAAGACTTATTAGGTAGAGATGAAATAAAAATAAACACAAAGGAAGTATTTGAATTTATTCAAGATAAGGTTATATTTGTAACTGGTGGTGGTGGAAGCATAGGTTCTGAGCTTATCAATCAAATTGCAAAATATAATCCTAAAAAAATTATTAATATAGAAATTAATGAAAATGCTTCTTATCTTATGGAACTAGAATTAAAAAGAAAATATCCTTATTTAGATTATAAGACTGAAATTGCTAGTGTAAGAGATTTTGATAAATTAGATATGTTATTTAATAAATATAAACCAGACATATTATTTCATGCTGCAGCTCATAAACATGTGCCACTTATGGAAAATAATCCAGAGGAAGCAATAAAGAATAATATATTTGGAACTAAGAATGTAGCTGAATGTTGTCTTAAATATAAGTTAGAATCTGTGGTTTTAATTTCTACTGATAAGGCAGTTAATCCAACTAATGTAATGGGGGCTACAAAAAGAGTTTGTGAGATGATTTTTCAAAAATATTCAGAAAAAGATTCAAATACAAAATTTATGGCAGTTAGATTTGGAAATGTTTTAGGAAGCAATGGTTCAGTTATTCCAATATTTTCAAAATTGATAGAAGAAGGAAAGAATTTAACACTTACTCATAAGGATATTATAAGATATTTTATGACTATACCAGAAGCGGCCCAATTAGTTATAGAGGCTGCAACTATTGGTAAAGGTGGGGAAATATTAATATTAGACATGGGAGAACCTGTAAAGATATATGATTTAGCTAAAAATATGATTAAATTATCAGGTTCTAATGTAGGGATAGATATAGTTGGTTTAAGACCTGGTGAAAAATTATTTGAAGAACTTCTATATGATGTAAATTCATCAGAAAAGACATCTAATAATAAAATTTATATAACTAATATGGAAAACGAAAAAGTTAAAGTTAATATAGATGATTATTATACAACTCTTAAAGATTTAATTAAAGAAAATGATATTATTGGAATGAGAAAGACTTTAGCTGATATTATTGGAACTTTTAAAGGGAGAGTGGAATAA
- a CDS encoding sugar transferase, translating to MLKRIFDTILSLFGLIILLPFMLIIAIFIKLDSKGPVFFKQVRVTKNGREFKIFKYRTMRVGSDKYRQITVGKDNRITKVGAFLRKYKLDEIPQLINVLIGDMSLVGPRPEVPKYVALYTDEQKEILKVRAGITDYASIEFSDENDLLASEEDPEKAYIEKVMPKKIELNKKYISEISILTDIKIILLTIKKILK from the coding sequence TTGTTAAAAAGAATATTTGATACAATTCTTTCTCTGTTTGGTTTAATAATATTATTACCTTTTATGTTAATAATAGCAATATTTATCAAACTTGATTCAAAAGGACCTGTATTTTTTAAACAAGTTAGGGTAACAAAAAATGGAAGAGAATTTAAAATTTTTAAATATAGAACTATGAGAGTTGGTTCAGATAAATATAGACAAATAACAGTTGGAAAAGACAATAGGATAACTAAAGTAGGAGCATTTTTAAGAAAATATAAATTGGATGAAATACCTCAATTAATAAATGTTTTAATAGGTGATATGAGTTTGGTTGGACCAAGACCAGAAGTACCTAAATATGTTGCTCTTTATACAGATGAGCAAAAAGAAATTTTAAAGGTAAGAGCTGGAATAACAGATTATGCTTCAATAGAATTCTCAGATGAAAATGATTTGCTGGCTTCAGAGGAAGACCCAGAAAAAGCATATATAGAAAAAGTTATGCCTAAAAAAATAGAGTTAAATAAAAAGTATATATCAGAAATTTCAATATTAACAGATATAAAGATTATTTTATTAACTATAAAAAAAATATTAAAATAA
- the fplA gene encoding autotransporter phospholipase A1 FplA codes for MKKIFFLIYIFLNFSLVYSKNIELKSREDVEIENLESQIKVLEDKIQTIKKLKNDKDRNDLKVALVLSGGGAKGYAHLGVLRVLEKEDIKIDYIAGTSIGALVGTLYSIGYSIDEIEKVLDNLNIESFLESGADLTGLDLDKKETLKKYSFYINFDNELNYSLPKGLRETEELYLVVKNLLKNYENTKNFNNFPIPLRVVATNLNTGETKSFSEGDIAKILTASMAIPTIFEPVEVNGALYVDGLVSRNLPVEEAYDMGADLVIASDVGTPVVKKDNYNILSVLNQMIAIQSSYITKDSKEKATVLISPDIKNISATDTTKRKDLIDLGEVATQGQIAKLREFPKNSSNNKRINIQKEKRDSFVINKIEYDPKFDKNTIDILNNIFIVLLNKPISESDIEKKIVDVYNSKYMDKLYYTVEDGVLHLDGEKGHLNRVGVGFNYQTGYGTTFNVGTDLFFSGKFGNNINLNFKFGDYLGADLGTLTYYGIRNRFGILTNIGYNESPFFLYNNRRKLAKFMNREAYLNIGVFNQPSNNSMISYGILSKLSSLKQDTGGSLSQNLEYSENQAKTYLRFKYDNLDSISNPMRGIKADLIYNFASSIGKSKSNLYGPAYSIKGYIPINSKSSFVYGLNLASLRGDRIRADQRIRLGGMYTNIDNNEFEFYGLNYQEKQVKDLISLTLGFKHKIVYSLYFNTKFNIATFTEDNPLNNNDSRLWKNYSKGLGISISYDSPIGPIEFSVSSDLKHKRPIGSISIGYKLD; via the coding sequence GTGAAAAAAATATTTTTTTTAATATATATTTTTTTAAATTTTAGTCTTGTTTATTCAAAAAATATTGAATTAAAATCAAGAGAAGATGTTGAGATTGAAAATTTAGAAAGTCAAATAAAAGTTTTAGAAGATAAAATTCAAACAATAAAAAAGTTAAAAAATGATAAAGATAGAAATGACTTAAAAGTTGCCTTAGTTTTAAGTGGTGGTGGTGCAAAAGGTTATGCCCATTTAGGTGTTCTAAGAGTTTTAGAAAAAGAAGATATTAAAATTGACTATATTGCTGGAACAAGTATTGGAGCTTTAGTTGGAACACTATATTCAATAGGATATAGTATTGATGAAATTGAAAAAGTTTTAGATAACTTAAATATTGAAAGCTTTTTAGAGTCAGGAGCTGACTTGACAGGTTTAGATTTAGATAAAAAAGAAACTTTAAAAAAATATAGTTTCTATATTAATTTTGATAATGAGTTAAACTATTCTCTACCAAAAGGACTTAGAGAGACAGAAGAACTTTATTTAGTTGTTAAAAATTTACTTAAAAATTATGAAAATACAAAAAATTTCAATAATTTTCCTATACCTTTAAGAGTGGTTGCAACAAATTTAAATACAGGTGAAACAAAATCTTTCTCTGAAGGAGATATTGCTAAAATTTTAACAGCAAGTATGGCTATACCTACAATTTTTGAGCCTGTTGAAGTAAATGGTGCTCTTTATGTTGATGGACTTGTAAGTAGAAATTTACCAGTTGAAGAAGCTTATGATATGGGAGCTGACCTTGTTATAGCTTCTGATGTTGGAACTCCTGTTGTAAAAAAGGATAACTATAATATTTTATCTGTATTAAATCAAATGATAGCTATACAATCATCATATATCACAAAAGATTCAAAAGAAAAAGCAACTGTATTGATAAGTCCTGATATTAAAAATATATCTGCAACAGATACTACCAAAAGAAAAGATTTAATAGATCTTGGAGAAGTTGCTACACAGGGTCAAATAGCTAAACTTAGAGAATTTCCAAAAAATTCTTCTAACAATAAAAGAATAAATATTCAAAAAGAAAAGAGAGATAGTTTTGTTATAAACAAAATAGAATACGATCCAAAATTTGATAAAAATACTATTGATATTTTAAATAATATTTTTATAGTTCTACTTAATAAACCTATTTCTGAAAGTGATATAGAAAAGAAAATTGTAGATGTGTACAATTCAAAGTATATGGATAAACTTTATTATACTGTTGAAGATGGTGTGTTACATTTAGATGGAGAAAAAGGACATTTAAATAGAGTAGGTGTAGGTTTTAACTATCAAACAGGTTATGGGACTACCTTTAATGTTGGAACAGATTTATTCTTTAGTGGAAAGTTTGGAAATAATATTAACTTGAATTTTAAATTTGGAGATTATCTGGGTGCTGATTTAGGAACTCTTACATATTATGGAATCAGAAATAGATTTGGTATTTTAACAAATATTGGCTATAATGAAAGTCCATTTTTCCTATATAATAACAGAAGAAAATTAGCTAAATTTATGAACAGGGAAGCATATTTAAATATAGGAGTTTTTAATCAACCTAGTAATAACTCTATGATTTCTTATGGTATACTTTCAAAACTTTCTAGCTTAAAGCAAGATACTGGAGGAAGTTTATCACAAAATTTAGAATATTCTGAAAATCAAGCAAAAACATATTTAAGATTTAAATATGACAATCTAGATTCTATTTCTAATCCAATGAGAGGGATCAAAGCTGATCTTATTTATAATTTTGCAAGTTCTATTGGAAAATCAAAATCAAACTTATATGGACCTGCATATAGTATTAAAGGTTATATTCCTATAAATTCAAAATCATCATTTGTATATGGTTTAAATTTAGCTAGTTTAAGAGGGGATAGAATAAGAGCTGACCAAAGAATTAGACTTGGTGGAATGTATACTAATATAGACAATAATGAATTTGAATTTTATGGATTAAATTATCAAGAAAAACAAGTAAAAGACTTAATAAGTTTAACATTAGGATTTAAACATAAGATAGTTTATTCACTATATTTCAATACTAAATTTAATATAGCTACATTTACAGAAGATAATCCTTTAAATAATAATGATTCTAGATTATGGAAAAATTATTCAAAAGGATTGGGAATATCTATAAGTTACGATTCACCAATAGGACCTATTGAATTTTCAGTTTCTTCTGACTTAAAGCATAAAAGACCAATAGGAAGTATTTCAATTGGATATAAATTAGATTAG
- the rfbC gene encoding dTDP-4-dehydrorhamnose 3,5-epimerase — translation MKKIETEIENLFIIEPQIFEDSRGCFFESYNYNTFKKIGIDNIFVQDNHSKSLKGVLRGLHFQKEDYSQAKLISVLKGGILDIVVDLRKNSKTFGKYFAMEINENNKKMLFIPKGFAHGFLTLEDGTEIFYKCDNFYNPQSEGGIIWNDRDLNIDWNFKKYNIDKNELIISEKDKKNISFKEYKKINSIE, via the coding sequence ATAAAAAAAATAGAGACAGAAATAGAGAATTTATTTATTATAGAACCACAAATATTTGAAGATAGTAGAGGTTGTTTTTTTGAAAGCTATAACTATAATACCTTTAAAAAAATTGGGATAGACAATATTTTTGTTCAAGATAATCATTCTAAGTCTTTAAAAGGAGTTTTAAGAGGATTACACTTTCAAAAGGAAGATTATTCTCAAGCAAAATTAATTAGTGTCTTAAAAGGTGGTATCTTGGATATAGTTGTTGATTTAAGAAAAAATAGTAAAACTTTTGGAAAATATTTTGCAATGGAAATAAATGAAAATAATAAAAAAATGTTGTTTATTCCAAAAGGTTTTGCTCATGGCTTTTTAACTTTGGAAGATGGGACAGAAATTTTCTATAAATGTGATAATTTCTATAATCCTCAAAGTGAGGGTGGAATAATTTGGAATGATAGAGATTTAAATATAGATTGGAATTTTAAAAAGTATAATATTGATAAAAATGAATTAATTATCTCTGAAAAAGATAAAAAAAATATAAGTTTTAAAGAATATAAAAAAATAAATAGTATTGAATAG
- a CDS encoding undecaprenyl-diphosphate phosphatase, with product MNAIILVVILAIVEGITEFLPVSSTGHMILVNKLIGGEYLSPTFINSFLIIIQLGAILSVVVYFWKDISPFVRTKKEFVLRFRLWLKIIVGVLPAMVIGLLLDDIIDKYFMDSTLIIAITLIVYGVIFIGIEVVYKLKKIKPKVKRFAGLKYRTAFLIGFFQCLAMIPGTSRSGATIIGALLLGLSRPLAAEFSFYLAIPTMFGATALKLLKNGLAFTEMEWSYLALGSAIAFVVAYIVIKWFMDFIKKRSFASFGLYRIILGIVVIVLLY from the coding sequence ATGAATGCAATTATATTGGTTGTTATTCTTGCAATAGTTGAAGGTATCACTGAATTTTTACCTGTCAGTAGCACAGGACATATGATACTTGTCAATAAATTAATTGGAGGAGAATATTTATCTCCAACTTTCATTAATAGCTTTTTAATAATAATACAACTTGGGGCAATACTTTCAGTTGTAGTTTATTTTTGGAAAGATATAAGTCCTTTTGTAAGAACAAAAAAAGAGTTTGTTTTGAGATTTAGACTATGGCTAAAAATTATAGTTGGTGTTTTACCAGCAATGGTTATAGGCTTGCTATTAGATGATATAATAGACAAGTATTTTATGGATAGTACACTTATAATTGCAATAACTTTAATAGTTTATGGAGTTATTTTTATAGGAATAGAAGTTGTATACAAATTAAAAAAAATTAAACCCAAAGTAAAAAGATTTGCTGGCTTAAAATATAGAACAGCATTTTTAATAGGATTCTTTCAATGTTTAGCAATGATACCCGGAACTTCAAGATCAGGTGCAACTATAATAGGAGCTTTACTTTTAGGTTTATCAAGACCACTAGCAGCCGAATTTTCATTCTATTTAGCTATACCTACTATGTTTGGGGCAACAGCTTTAAAACTTTTAAAAAATGGTTTAGCTTTCACTGAAATGGAATGGTCTTATTTGGCTTTAGGTTCTGCAATAGCTTTTGTAGTAGCATATATAGTTATAAAATGGTTTATGGACTTTATTAAAAAAAGAAGTTTTGCTTCATTTGGATTGTATAGAATAATATTGGGAATTGTAGTAATTGTTTTATTGTATTAG
- the rfbD gene encoding dTDP-4-dehydrorhamnose reductase yields MKLIFGANGKLGTDFKELFDSMGEKYIATDKNEVDITNGDFLRAYIKTMHQNYKIDTIINCAAYNDVDKAETEKELCYKVNAEAPANLAMIASEIGATYITYSTDFVFDGMMTNYLYNESTGYTEEDEPHPLSAYAKAKYEGELLISQIMENPKNTSRIYIVRTSWVFGKGSMNFVEKIIELSKEKDELKVVDDQVSSPTYSKDLAYFSWELIKKGCESGIYHLTNDGIASKYEEAQYILEKISWKGNLIRAKREELGLLAERPKFSKLSCKKIKEKLGISIPNWKDAIDRYFKENNK; encoded by the coding sequence ATGAAACTGATATTTGGAGCTAATGGTAAATTAGGTACAGATTTTAAGGAATTATTTGATTCTATGGGAGAAAAGTATATTGCTACTGATAAAAATGAAGTGGATATAACTAATGGAGATTTTTTAAGAGCATATATTAAGACTATGCACCAAAACTATAAAATAGATACAATTATTAACTGTGCTGCCTATAATGATGTTGATAAGGCAGAAACAGAAAAAGAATTGTGTTATAAAGTTAATGCAGAAGCACCTGCTAATTTAGCAATGATAGCTTCAGAAATTGGGGCAACATATATAACATATTCAACAGATTTTGTTTTTGATGGTATGATGACTAATTATTTATATAATGAAAGTACAGGATATACAGAAGAAGATGAACCTCATCCATTATCAGCTTATGCAAAAGCTAAGTATGAAGGAGAACTATTAATATCACAAATAATGGAAAATCCAAAAAATACTTCAAGAATATATATAGTGAGAACTTCTTGGGTATTTGGTAAAGGTAGTATGAACTTTGTTGAAAAGATAATAGAACTTTCAAAAGAAAAAGATGAGTTAAAAGTGGTAGATGATCAGGTTTCTTCTCCAACTTATTCAAAAGATTTGGCTTATTTTAGTTGGGAACTTATAAAAAAAGGTTGTGAAAGTGGTATTTATCATTTAACAAATGATGGAATAGCTTCAAAATATGAGGAAGCACAATATATCTTAGAAAAAATTTCTTGGAAAGGAAACTTAATTAGAGCTAAAAGAGAAGAATTAGGCTTATTAGCTGAAAGACCTAAATTCAGTAAATTAAGTTGTAAAAAAATTAAAGAAAAGTTAGGAATCTCTATTCCTAATTGGAAAGATGCAATAGATAGATATTTTAAGGAAAATAATAAATAA